The genomic region TGAAAAAGCTAAACGAATAGATTCTGAAGATATTTCTTTTCTTTGTATCTCTAGTCTATTTTTTCCTCTAGATAAAGAAATAATATTCATTAAAGCCAATGCAAAAGTGCTTGTCTTAATTCCACCACCAGTAGAAGCTGGAGAAGCCCCTATCCACATTAATAAAATAGTGAATAAAATAGTTACTGGAGCTAAACTATTCATGTTTATAACATGAAACCCCGCTGTTCTAGATGTTGCAGAAGAAAAAAACGAAGCAATCCATTTTCCATAAAAAGAATAATGTTCTGAAAGAGAAGAATGATATTCACTGATATAATAAAAAATAGTTCCAAAAGAAAGTAAAAAAAAAGTTGTTATTACAACAATTTGTGTATTTAAAGTCACTACATGTGCAGGATAATGAAAATATTCATCTTTAAAAATTCTATAAAAATATTTTTTTATAGTTAACCATATATATGTAAAAAAATTAAATAAAATATTGAAACCTATTCCGCCCAATATCAATAAAAAAGCGATGATTAATTGGAATAAATAATTAAATCTTACAGATTGTGAATATAGTCCTTGACTCAGAGTAGAGAACCCACTATTACAAAAAGCAGATATAGAATGAAAAATAGAGAAAAATAGAGGATTATCAGATGTATTTTTATCCTTAATGGATAAATAAATGAATAAAGTACCTATAGATTCTACTGTTAGAGTGAACATTACTACTTTAACTGCTAAACTAAGAACGTTACTTGTGGTTTTTATATTTAAAAAATTACTAACAAAAATAGCTTCTTTAAAAGAAAACCCATCTCTAAAAAAATAACTAAAAAAAGAAGTTATAGTTAAAATTCCTAAACCACCCAGTTCAACTAAAATAAGTATGATCACTTTTCCTAAATAAGTAAAATCTTTAGCTGTGTCTAAGACAACTAATCCTGTTACGCATACCGCGCTGGTAGAAGTAAATAAAGCATCTATAAATGATATTTTTTTGACTGTAGATGATGGAAGCATTAATAAAAAAGATCCTAATAAAGATAAAAAGACAAAACTTATAATAAATATAAAAGCGGGATTATGTATTTTTACGTATACTATTCGCATAAAATAAGTAACACGAATAAGTATATATAAAATCAAACTAATCAATAAAGATATTTTTATATCATCTGTAATTTTTCCTTTATTATATAGGAATATTTTTCCAAAAGAAAAAATAAGAAAAACTATTAATACAAAAAAAGATAGAGAAATCATGGATTTATAATCTCTTTTTGAGTTGTGATCAAAAAGAATAAAAATGTGTAAAATGCTTATACTTAATACTATTCCTATAATGATTTCTGCGTTGAAAAATAGGAAAGTTTTCCACCCTAAAGAAAAAATTATATAAATAAATATAATTGGAGTTGCAATTTCTAAAAAATTTCGGAATCTAATTTGAGTCATGATTTTTTATGAAATATTTTTTTTTATTTTTTCTAATATTTCTCTTCCTCCTTCTTTTAAAATTTCTTCAGAACATTGAAATCCAATCAGATCATAATTAGTACCTATCTTAGTTTTTTTGATTTTATGCATTCCATCTAAACTGAGCAATATTCCAGTAAAATAAATAATTTTGTTTTTGATGATGGCGTGAGCTCCTATAGGACTTATGCATCCCCCTCCTAAAGTTTTTAGGAATTGACGTTCTATATTTGCAGATAATCTAGTTTTTTGATCATCTAATTTTTTAATTAGACAATTAATATTTTCATTATTTTCAAGAGTAGAAACGACGATGACTCCTTGTTCTGGAGAAGGGATCATCCAATCTAAAACTTCACAATTAAAACATTTAAAATTATTTAATATTCCTAAACGTTCTACCCCTATTTTAGCAAAAATAGTACCTTTCCAAGGATTCTTTTGTAGTTTATTCAATCTAGTATTTATATTTCCTCTTAAATTAATCAATACATGGTGTGGATAACGATTCTTCCAAAAGGCACCTATTCTAATACTTCCAGTAGCTATCACTGCATGAACTTTTGGATCGTATAAAAAATCATTTTCCCCTTTATACACTAGTGAATCAAAAAAACTTCCTCTTTTTAAATAAGCAGATAATACAATCCCTTTTGGAAAGTTGATAGGAACATCCTTTAAAGAGTGAACAGCCATATCTATTTCCCCTGAAAGCATAATATTAGTTTTTTTTTTGTAAAAATTCCTACATTTTTTAATGTATGAATAGGAACATTTTGAATTAAATCACCTTCAGATTTTATTTGAAATAAGTGAGAAAGATAACCTTCTTTATTAAGTAATTTTTGGACTTTTTTTGCTTGAAAAACAGCTATAGGACTGTTTCGTGTACCAATTCTAATAATCTTTTTCAAAAAAATTATGGATTTTAAATCATTGTTATACTA from Blattabacterium cuenoti harbors:
- a CDS encoding TrkH family potassium uptake protein; amino-acid sequence: MTQIRFRNFLEIATPIIFIYIIFSLGWKTFLFFNAEIIIGIVLSISILHIFILFDHNSKRDYKSMISLSFFVLIVFLIFSFGKIFLYNKGKITDDIKISLLISLILYILIRVTYFMRIVYVKIHNPAFIFIISFVFLSLLGSFLLMLPSSTVKKISFIDALFTSTSAVCVTGLVVLDTAKDFTYLGKVIILILVELGGLGILTITSFFSYFFRDGFSFKEAIFVSNFLNIKTTSNVLSLAVKVVMFTLTVESIGTLFIYLSIKDKNTSDNPLFFSIFHSISAFCNSGFSTLSQGLYSQSVRFNYLFQLIIAFLLILGGIGFNILFNFFTYIWLTIKKYFYRIFKDEYFHYPAHVVTLNTQIVVITTFFLLSFGTIFYYISEYHSSLSEHYSFYGKWIASFFSSATSRTAGFHVINMNSLAPVTILFTILLMWIGASPASTGGGIKTSTFALALMNIISLSRGKNRLEIQRKEISSESIRLAFSIIMLSLIVIYMSILIIIFLDPKKDLLSISFEVFSAFSTAGLSLGITSSLSNGSKLVLICLMLLGRIGVFNVMIGFLKRNKISSHYYYRYPKGDILIN